Proteins encoded within one genomic window of Arachis ipaensis cultivar K30076 chromosome B08, Araip1.1, whole genome shotgun sequence:
- the LOC107613777 gene encoding uncharacterized protein LOC107613777 isoform X4, giving the protein MAADDTSLPSQHHQQQQQHLLSPNLPPEEFHHKEDDLIAELTHHMDRFLLQDHHHDDHHDKYDFSSQLSWDLMASPQSTLWSPLPSEASSQEPSPPPTPKGLCSYQSLIHEQIRAIEEQVLSLKQKLMSESEDREQNHDDSLCQQQKGKGGGGGGLGRRIRPPPRPAPLLLQQQCGGGMRALFLGSSASRGGTGVFLPRAATATTPPPHSTAKQGKGCSTVLIPARVVQALQQHFDQMAATAGPKAAAFPPLHDVLVNTNRDGMYSLEKRQSRKAPIQNDMILPQEWTY; this is encoded by the exons atggctGCTGATGACACTTCACTACCTTCTcaacatcatcaacaacaacaacaacatcttcTTTCTCCAAACCTGCCACCAGAGGAATTTCACCATAAGGAAGATGATCTCATCGCGGAACTAACTCACCACATGGATCGCTTCTTGCTTCAAGATCATCATCACGATGATCATCATGACAAATACGATTTCTCATCACAACTT TCATGGGACTTGATGGCTTCACCGCAATCAACTCTCTGGTCACCTTTGCCATCTGAAGCTTCCTCTCAAGAACCCTCGCCGCCACCTACACCCAAGGGACTCTGCTCCTACCAATCTCTCATCCACGAACAAATCAGAGCCATTGAA GAGCAGGTTCTTTCATTGAAGCAGAAACTGATGAGTGAATCCGAGGACAGAGAACAAAATCACGACGACTCTTTGTGTCAGCAGCAGAAAGGTAAAGGTGGTGGTGGCGGCGGCCTTGGAAGGAGGATTCGTCCGCCTCCACGGCCAGCTCCTCTGCTTCTGCAGCAGCAATGTGGTGGAGGCATGAGGGCACTCTTCCTTGGTAGTTCCGCTTCAAGAGGTGGCACCGGAGTTTTCTTGCCTCGTGCCGCCACCGCCACCACTCCCCCACCACATTCAACCGCCAAACAAG GTAAAGGTTGCTCCACAGTTCTGATACCTGCGAGAGTGGTACAAGCTTTGCAACAACACTTTGACCAAATGGCTGCCACAGCTGGACCCAAAGCTGCTGCGTTTCCTCCTCTCCATG ATGTTCTAGTGAATACTAATAGGGATGGCATGTATTCACTTGAGAAGCGGCAATCACGGAAAGCACCGATCCAGAATGATATGATTCTGCCTCAAGAGTGGACGTATTAA
- the LOC107613777 gene encoding uncharacterized protein LOC107613777 isoform X2 encodes MAADDTSLPSQHHQQQQQHLLSPNLPPEEFHHKEDDLIAELTHHMDRFLLQDHHHDDHHDKYDFSSQLSWDLMASPQSTLWSPLPSEASSQEPSPPPTPKGLCSYQSLIHEQIRAIELSRLKQEQVLSLKQKLMSESEDREQNHDDSLCQQQKGKGGGGGGLGRRIRPPPRPAPLLLQQQCGGGMRALFLGSSASRGGTGVFLPRAATATTPPPHSTAKQGKGCSTVLIPARVVQALQQHFDQMAATAGPKAAAFPPLHDVLVNTNRDGMYSLEKRQSRKAPIQNDMILPQEWTY; translated from the exons atggctGCTGATGACACTTCACTACCTTCTcaacatcatcaacaacaacaacaacatcttcTTTCTCCAAACCTGCCACCAGAGGAATTTCACCATAAGGAAGATGATCTCATCGCGGAACTAACTCACCACATGGATCGCTTCTTGCTTCAAGATCATCATCACGATGATCATCATGACAAATACGATTTCTCATCACAACTT TCATGGGACTTGATGGCTTCACCGCAATCAACTCTCTGGTCACCTTTGCCATCTGAAGCTTCCTCTCAAGAACCCTCGCCGCCACCTACACCCAAGGGACTCTGCTCCTACCAATCTCTCATCCACGAACAAATCAGAGCCATTGAA TTGTCACGGTTAAAGCAGGAGCAGGTTCTTTCATTGAAGCAGAAACTGATGAGTGAATCCGAGGACAGAGAACAAAATCACGACGACTCTTTGTGTCAGCAGCAGAAAGGTAAAGGTGGTGGTGGCGGCGGCCTTGGAAGGAGGATTCGTCCGCCTCCACGGCCAGCTCCTCTGCTTCTGCAGCAGCAATGTGGTGGAGGCATGAGGGCACTCTTCCTTGGTAGTTCCGCTTCAAGAGGTGGCACCGGAGTTTTCTTGCCTCGTGCCGCCACCGCCACCACTCCCCCACCACATTCAACCGCCAAACAAG GTAAAGGTTGCTCCACAGTTCTGATACCTGCGAGAGTGGTACAAGCTTTGCAACAACACTTTGACCAAATGGCTGCCACAGCTGGACCCAAAGCTGCTGCGTTTCCTCCTCTCCATG ATGTTCTAGTGAATACTAATAGGGATGGCATGTATTCACTTGAGAAGCGGCAATCACGGAAAGCACCGATCCAGAATGATATGATTCTGCCTCAAGAGTGGACGTATTAA
- the LOC107612055 gene encoding uncharacterized protein LOC107612055 isoform X2, protein MENRNQFQELSKAKYNCLLFDLDDTLYPFSSGLSADMTKNIQDYMLQKLDMEEAKVSELCYSLYKVYGTTMAGLRICSWEIAI, encoded by the exons ATGGAAAACAGGAATCAGTTCCAGGAACTTTCAAAGGCCAAATACAATTGTCTTTTGTTTG aTCTTGATGATACCCTTTATCCTTTTAGTTCTGGATTATCAGCGGATATGACGAAAAATATTCAAG ATTACATGCTTCAAAAACTTGATATGGAAGAGGCTAAAGTTTCTGAATTGTGCTATTCACTATACAAGGTTTATGGGACAACAATGGCTGGTCTCAGG ATTTGTTCATGGGAGATTGCCATATAA
- the LOC107612055 gene encoding uncharacterized protein LOC107612055 isoform X1 produces the protein MENRNQFQELSKAKYNCLLFDLDDTLYPFSSGLSADMTKNIQDYMLQKLDMEEAKVSELCYSLYKVYGTTMAGLRAIGYDFDYDDFHGFVHGRLPYKLLKAYPVLKGILLSQ, from the exons ATGGAAAACAGGAATCAGTTCCAGGAACTTTCAAAGGCCAAATACAATTGTCTTTTGTTTG aTCTTGATGATACCCTTTATCCTTTTAGTTCTGGATTATCAGCGGATATGACGAAAAATATTCAAG ATTACATGCTTCAAAAACTTGATATGGAAGAGGCTAAAGTTTCTGAATTGTGCTATTCACTATACAAGGTTTATGGGACAACAATGGCTGGTCTCAGG GCAATTGGATATGACTTTGACTATGATGACTTTCATGG ATTTGTTCATGGGAGATTGCCATATAAGTTGCTGAAAGCTTATCCTGTTCTTAAGGGAATTTTGCTAAGCCAATAA
- the LOC107613434 gene encoding probable serine/threonine-protein kinase BSK3 isoform X1 — MGSCCSKLCICWWPCCCNKRSNLQDLPENEDGNKGEKKGPASSSFTEFSFDQLQTATSAFSPDNIVSEHGEKAPNVVYKGRLEDDKLVAVKRFNKSAWPDSRQFLEEARAVGQLRSERLANLVGCCCEGEERLLVAEFMPHETLSKHLFHWESQPMKWAMRLRVALYLAQALEYCSSQGRALYHDLNAYRILFDQDGNPRLSCFGLMKNSRDGKSYSTNLAFTPPEYLRTGRIIPESVIYSFGTLLLDLLSGKHIPPSHALDLIRGKNFSFLMDSCLEGHFSNDDGTEIVRLASRCLQYEPRERPNAKSLVTALTPLQKEASVPSQVLMGILEEGASSKETVSLTPFGEACSRRDLTAIYEILEKVEYKDDEDVANELSFQMWTDQIQETLNAKKHGDSAFRAKDYPTAIDYYTKFIDGGTMVSPTAYARRCLCYLMNNMPQEALGDAMQAQSISPTWPTAFYLQAVALFSLGMDNDAQESLKDGTMLESRNQRN, encoded by the exons ATGGGAAGTTGTTGCAGCAAACTCTGCATATGCTGGTGGCCCTGCTGCTGCAACAAAAGATCAAATCTTCAAGACTTACCCGAAAATG AAGATGGGAACAAGGGTGAGAAGAAGGGTCCTGCTAGCTCTAGCTTCACTGAGTTCAGCTTCGACCAACTGCAAACTGCCACGTCAGCATTCTCGCCCGACAACATTGTTTCTGAACACGGTGAGAAGGCTCCCAACGTTGTCTACAAAGGGAGGCTTGAAGATGATAAGCTTGTTGCTGTTAAGCGCTTCAACAAGTCTGCTTGGCCTGATTCTCGACAGTTCCTA GAGGAAGCACGGGCAGTGGGGCAGCTGAGGAGTGAGCGTTTGGCTAATTTGGTTGGGTGTTGCTGTGAAGGAGAAGAGAGGTTGCTTGTGGCAGAGTTTATGCCCCATGAAACTCTCTCCAAGCACCTCTTTCACT GGGAGTCCCAGCCCATGAAATGGGCAATGAGGCTGAGAGTTGCCTTGTATTTGGCACAAGCATTGGAATATTGCAGCAGTCAAGGAAGGGCATTATACCATGATCTTAATGCTTATAGAATTTTGTTCGATCAG GATGGCAACCCTAGACTCTCTTGTTTTGGACTAATGAAAAACAGCAGAGATGGCAAAAGTTATAGTACAAATTTAGCCTTCACCCCTCCAGAGTATTTAAGGACAG GAAGAATCATCCCAGAAAGTGTGATTTACAGTTTTGGTACACTTTTGCTTGATCTTCTTAGTGGCAAGCATATTCCACCAAGTCAT GCACTTGACCTCATACGAGGGAAAAATTTTTCATTTCTGATGGACTCATGTTTGGAAGGTCATTTTTCAAATGATGATGGAACTGAAATAGTGAGACTAGCTTCGCGTTGCTTACAGTATGAACCTCGAGAAAGACCAAATGCCAAGTCGCTTGTGactgctttaactcctcttcagAAAGAAGCTTCA GTACCTTCGCAAGTTTTGATGGGCATACTGGAGGAGGGTGCATCATCAAAAGAAACAGTTTCATTGACACCTTTTGGTGAAGCATGTTCTAGAAGAGATCTCACTGCAATATATGAAATACTGGAAAAGGTTGAGTATAAGGATGACGAGGATGTTGCAAATGAG CTTTCCTTCCAAATGTGGACAGATCAAATACAAGAAACCCTAAATGCTAAGAAGCATGGAGATTCTGCTTTTCGTGCCAAAGATTACCCTACAGCCATTGACTACTATACAAAG TTCATTGATGGTGGGACCATGGTATCGCCGACTGCTTATGCAAGGCGCTGCTTGTGTTACTTGATGAACAACATGCCTCAAGAAGCTCTTGGAGACGCCATGCAAGCTCAATCAATATCGCCGACCTGGCCAACTGCGTTCTATCTTCAAGCAGTGGCACTCTTCAGCCTTGGCATGGACAATGATGCGCAGGAAAGTCTTAAAGACGGCACAATGTTAGAATCCAGAAACCAGAGAAATTGA
- the LOC107613368 gene encoding uncharacterized protein LOC107613368, translating to MSRKLSDSSKPEKSFLSYADLHHEITKSEEEISLEPNDNHLKQEDCRMASEEDELVKYMSKLPGYLERGVNINEKVLNVGVLDWARLEQWKCGYKHVPDRSSQSLSSTSHTSSSTSADGFSGKSNRGPSLSPCQRIFRPSIQSHSVASSVQENPGVVKSFGGGVGNFQNVGGGRHSNGVTNGKHVRAGDHLPQNYPTIIPKVCKRESTNPYNDRESGILPNVRGYETASCTKLEINKQNGGSEKRVENLSKSNIDTVDQGAVRESKPIVVLLPRDNPQNSHCAAPNMQTSSDFKLGTPSLTKYSEKVKEHSHKHACHLSNEVSSSCSQFKGSGSSPTDLESIKVPASTISAPFPVKGGISPCKSRKTEERKQTIATTLSANGPPHGINQKVTTEKSRSSSPFHRLGISIGFTSKSGCKDTSHVPHQSSSATLKSSSEHVRGYARSNISGNDRAGDAAKGRTSPLRRLLDPLLKPKAATSSHSMESSQKDSMLINKNSRLGNEKFSILMPERESDRDHRVGCATINAANSSKDKKYMASTFQGLLRIAVKNGQPLFTFAVDNNSNILAATVKSLPVSAEDESKCIYTFFTFRENKKKNGIWMNQTGKSKGPDYIHHVVAQMKVSDLHHYDSASQNFVDSSAKEFVLFSVKPRQGDSQVTDYQPNDELAAIVVKSPRAINVMKYEHQSSCQNDIIKNNVGVTVVLPGGVHSLPSNGGPSSLIERWKTGGSCDCGGWDLACKLKIFANEKHTCGKSGTSKAYLSDRFELFLQGNDQDQGHQPAFSFSPFRPGIYSVAFDSSLSHLQAFSVCISLVDGKMPYELCRSRDSTGVKNLREMMLAQTEELKAFGTSEDTPASYVAYPPLSPVGRV from the exons ATGAGCAGAAAACTTAGTGATAGTTCAAAGCCAGAGAAATCTTTTTTGTCATATGCTGATCTTCATCATGAAATCACCAAAAGTGAGGAAGAGATTTCATTAGAACCCAATGATAATCATCTAAAGCAAGAGGACTGTAGAATGGCAAGCGAGGAAGATGAGCTGGTGAAGTACATGTCAAAGTTGCCTGGCTATTTAGAGAGAGGTGTAAATATTAATGAGAAGGTTTTGAATGTTGGGGTCCTAGACTGGGCCCGTCTGGAGCAATGGAAGTGTGGCTATAAGCACGTACCTGATAGAAGTAGCCAGAGCTTGTCATCTACTAGTCATACATCATCTTCTACATCAGCAGATGGATTCTCTGGTAAGTCTAACAGAGGTCCTAGTTTGTCTCCTTGTCAAAGGATATTCCGTCCATCAATTCAGTCTCACTCTGTGGCATCTTCAGTGCAAGAGAACCCTGGAGTTGTAAAATCCTTTGGAGGAGGTGTTGGGAATTTTCAGAATGTTGGAGGAGGTCGCCATAGTAACGGTGTCACAAATGGCAAACATGTTCGAGCTGGTGATCATCTTCCCCAAAACTATCCTACCATTATACCCAAAGTATGCAAAAGGGAAAGTACGAATCCATATAATGATAGGGAAAGTGGCATCTTGCCAAATGTCCGTGGGTATGAGACAGCATCATGTACTAAGCTGGAAATCAACAAGCAAAATGGTGGATCGGAAAAGAGAGTGGAGAATTTGAGCAAATCAAATATTGATACTGTTGACCAGGGTGCAGTCAGGGAAAGCAAACCCATTGTCGTTCTTTTGCCTAGAGACAACCCCCAAAACAGTCATTGTGCAGCTCCTAATATGCAAACATCCTCAGATTTTAAGTTAGGAACTCCTTCTCTGACAAAATATTCAGAAAAAGTTAAGGAACATTCCCACAAACATGCCTGTCATCTGTCAAATGAAGTTAGCAGTAGCTGTTCACAGTTTAAAGGGTCAGGATCTAGTCCCACAGATCTAGAAAGCATCAAAGTTCCAGCCTCTACCATTTCTGCACCATTTCCTGTAAAAGGGGGAATAAGCCCATGCAAATCTAGAAAGACTGAGGAAAGGAAACAAACAATTGCCACAACTTTATCTGCTAATGGGCCTCCCCATGGAATAAATCAGAAAGTAACTACTGAGAAGTCAAGAAGCTCCTCGCCTTTTCACCGCCTAGGCATCAGCATTGGCTTTACTAGCAAATCTGGCTGTAAGGACACTTCACATGTGCCACATCAGAGCTCTTCAGCAACTCTTAAATCTAGTTCAGAACATGTCAGGGGTTATGCTAGGTCCAACATATCGGGCAATGATAGAGCTGGGGATGCTGCCAAAGGCAGGACCAGCCCTTTAAGGAGGTTATTGGATCCACTACTAAAACCAAAGGCAGCAACTTCCAGCCACTCCATGGAGTCATCTCAGAAAGATTCAATGTTAATAAATAAGAATTCCAGGTTAGGTAATGAGAAATTCTCTATTCTTATGCCTGAAAGAGAATCGGACAGGGACCACAGGGTAGGTTGTGCCACAATAAATGCTGCTAATTCATCAAAGGACAAGAAATACATGGCATCAACGTTTCAAGGTCTTTTGAGAATTGCTGTGAAAAATGGCCAGCCCCTTTTCACATTTGCTGTTGACAACAATAGCAACATTCTAGCAGCCACTGTGAAGAGCTTACCTGTCTCAGCAGAGGATGAAAGCAAATGTATATATACCTTTTTTACCTTTCgggaaaataagaagaagaatggaATTTGGATGAATCAAACAGGCAAAAGCAAAGGTCCTGATTACATTCACCATGTTGTTGCCCAGATGAAGGTTTCTGATTTGCACCATTATGATTCAGCCAGTCAGAACTTTGTGGACTCTTCAGCGAAAGAGTTTGTTTTGTTTTCAGTAAAGCCAAGGCAGGGTGATTCTCAGGTCACTGACTACCAGCCAAATGATGAGCTTGCTGCTATTGTTGTCAAATCACCTAGAGCCATCAACGTCATGAAGTACGAGCATCAGAGCAGTTGTCAAAATGACATTATTAAAAACAATGTAGGGGTAACAGTGGTACTTCCTGGTGGTGTTCACAGTCTTCCAAGTAATGGTGGGCCTTCTTCACTAATTGAGCGATGGAAAACAGGTGGATCATGTGATTGTGGTGGTTGGGATTTGGCATGCAAACTTAAGATTTTTGCAAATGAAAAACATACCTGTGGAAAATCAGGAACGTCCAAAGCTTATCTTTCAGATCGATTTGAGCTTTTCCTCCAG GGGAATGACCAAGACCAAGGACACCAACCTGCTTTCAGTTTTTCCCCATTCAGACCTGGTATATATTCAGTAGCTTTTGATTCGTCGCTCTCACACTTGCAAGCTTTCTCCGTCTGCATTTCGCTAGTGGATGGCAAGATGCCATATGAACTTTGTCGATCAAGAGACTCCACTGGAGTAAAAAACCTGAGAGAAATGATGTTGGCACAAACAGAAGAATTAAAGGCTTTTGGTACTTCGGAGGACACTCCTGCAAGTTATGTGGCTTATCCTCCTCTCTCTCCTGTTGGTAGAGTCTAA
- the LOC107613777 gene encoding uncharacterized protein LOC107613777 isoform X1 yields the protein MAADDTSLPSQHHQQQQQHLLSPNLPPEEFHHKEDDLIAELTHHMDRFLLQDHHHDDHHDKYDFSSQLSWDLMASPQSTLWSPLPSEASSQEPSPPPTPKGLCSYQSLIHEQIRAIELSRLKQEQVLSLKQKLMSESEDREQNHDDSLCQQQKGKGGGGGGLGRRIRPPPRPAPLLLQQQCGGGMRALFLGSSASRGGTGVFLPRAATATTPPPHSTAKQAGKGCSTVLIPARVVQALQQHFDQMAATAGPKAAAFPPLHDVLVNTNRDGMYSLEKRQSRKAPIQNDMILPQEWTY from the exons atggctGCTGATGACACTTCACTACCTTCTcaacatcatcaacaacaacaacaacatcttcTTTCTCCAAACCTGCCACCAGAGGAATTTCACCATAAGGAAGATGATCTCATCGCGGAACTAACTCACCACATGGATCGCTTCTTGCTTCAAGATCATCATCACGATGATCATCATGACAAATACGATTTCTCATCACAACTT TCATGGGACTTGATGGCTTCACCGCAATCAACTCTCTGGTCACCTTTGCCATCTGAAGCTTCCTCTCAAGAACCCTCGCCGCCACCTACACCCAAGGGACTCTGCTCCTACCAATCTCTCATCCACGAACAAATCAGAGCCATTGAA TTGTCACGGTTAAAGCAGGAGCAGGTTCTTTCATTGAAGCAGAAACTGATGAGTGAATCCGAGGACAGAGAACAAAATCACGACGACTCTTTGTGTCAGCAGCAGAAAGGTAAAGGTGGTGGTGGCGGCGGCCTTGGAAGGAGGATTCGTCCGCCTCCACGGCCAGCTCCTCTGCTTCTGCAGCAGCAATGTGGTGGAGGCATGAGGGCACTCTTCCTTGGTAGTTCCGCTTCAAGAGGTGGCACCGGAGTTTTCTTGCCTCGTGCCGCCACCGCCACCACTCCCCCACCACATTCAACCGCCAAACAAG CAGGTAAAGGTTGCTCCACAGTTCTGATACCTGCGAGAGTGGTACAAGCTTTGCAACAACACTTTGACCAAATGGCTGCCACAGCTGGACCCAAAGCTGCTGCGTTTCCTCCTCTCCATG ATGTTCTAGTGAATACTAATAGGGATGGCATGTATTCACTTGAGAAGCGGCAATCACGGAAAGCACCGATCCAGAATGATATGATTCTGCCTCAAGAGTGGACGTATTAA
- the LOC107613777 gene encoding uncharacterized protein LOC107613777 isoform X3, producing MAADDTSLPSQHHQQQQQHLLSPNLPPEEFHHKEDDLIAELTHHMDRFLLQDHHHDDHHDKYDFSSQLSWDLMASPQSTLWSPLPSEASSQEPSPPPTPKGLCSYQSLIHEQIRAIEEQVLSLKQKLMSESEDREQNHDDSLCQQQKGKGGGGGGLGRRIRPPPRPAPLLLQQQCGGGMRALFLGSSASRGGTGVFLPRAATATTPPPHSTAKQAGKGCSTVLIPARVVQALQQHFDQMAATAGPKAAAFPPLHDVLVNTNRDGMYSLEKRQSRKAPIQNDMILPQEWTY from the exons atggctGCTGATGACACTTCACTACCTTCTcaacatcatcaacaacaacaacaacatcttcTTTCTCCAAACCTGCCACCAGAGGAATTTCACCATAAGGAAGATGATCTCATCGCGGAACTAACTCACCACATGGATCGCTTCTTGCTTCAAGATCATCATCACGATGATCATCATGACAAATACGATTTCTCATCACAACTT TCATGGGACTTGATGGCTTCACCGCAATCAACTCTCTGGTCACCTTTGCCATCTGAAGCTTCCTCTCAAGAACCCTCGCCGCCACCTACACCCAAGGGACTCTGCTCCTACCAATCTCTCATCCACGAACAAATCAGAGCCATTGAA GAGCAGGTTCTTTCATTGAAGCAGAAACTGATGAGTGAATCCGAGGACAGAGAACAAAATCACGACGACTCTTTGTGTCAGCAGCAGAAAGGTAAAGGTGGTGGTGGCGGCGGCCTTGGAAGGAGGATTCGTCCGCCTCCACGGCCAGCTCCTCTGCTTCTGCAGCAGCAATGTGGTGGAGGCATGAGGGCACTCTTCCTTGGTAGTTCCGCTTCAAGAGGTGGCACCGGAGTTTTCTTGCCTCGTGCCGCCACCGCCACCACTCCCCCACCACATTCAACCGCCAAACAAG CAGGTAAAGGTTGCTCCACAGTTCTGATACCTGCGAGAGTGGTACAAGCTTTGCAACAACACTTTGACCAAATGGCTGCCACAGCTGGACCCAAAGCTGCTGCGTTTCCTCCTCTCCATG ATGTTCTAGTGAATACTAATAGGGATGGCATGTATTCACTTGAGAAGCGGCAATCACGGAAAGCACCGATCCAGAATGATATGATTCTGCCTCAAGAGTGGACGTATTAA
- the LOC107611810 gene encoding mitochondrial import inner membrane translocase subunit TIM10, which yields MAANNAPSGLEKEQIFGMAEKELEYRVDLFNKMTQTCFNKCVDNRYKESELNMGENSCIDRCVSKYWHVTNLIGQLLGTGRPPM from the exons ATGGCTGCAAACAACGCCCCTTCTGGCCTCGAAAAAGAACAG ATATTTGGAATGGCTGAAAAGGAATTGGAGTACAGGGTCGACTTATTCAACAA GATGACCCAAACTTGTTTCAACAAGTGTGTTGATAATAG GTACAAGGAATCTGAGCTGAACATGGGCGAAAATAGTTGCATTGATCGCTGTGTTTCAAAATACTGGCAT GTGACTAATCTAATTGGTCAGCTACTTGGCACTGGGAGGCCTCCTATGTAA
- the LOC107613434 gene encoding probable serine/threonine-protein kinase BSK3 isoform X2, whose protein sequence is MPHETLSKHLFHWESQPMKWAMRLRVALYLAQALEYCSSQGRALYHDLNAYRILFDQDGNPRLSCFGLMKNSRDGKSYSTNLAFTPPEYLRTGRIIPESVIYSFGTLLLDLLSGKHIPPSHALDLIRGKNFSFLMDSCLEGHFSNDDGTEIVRLASRCLQYEPRERPNAKSLVTALTPLQKEASVPSQVLMGILEEGASSKETVSLTPFGEACSRRDLTAIYEILEKVEYKDDEDVANELSFQMWTDQIQETLNAKKHGDSAFRAKDYPTAIDYYTKFIDGGTMVSPTAYARRCLCYLMNNMPQEALGDAMQAQSISPTWPTAFYLQAVALFSLGMDNDAQESLKDGTMLESRNQRN, encoded by the exons ATGCCCCATGAAACTCTCTCCAAGCACCTCTTTCACT GGGAGTCCCAGCCCATGAAATGGGCAATGAGGCTGAGAGTTGCCTTGTATTTGGCACAAGCATTGGAATATTGCAGCAGTCAAGGAAGGGCATTATACCATGATCTTAATGCTTATAGAATTTTGTTCGATCAG GATGGCAACCCTAGACTCTCTTGTTTTGGACTAATGAAAAACAGCAGAGATGGCAAAAGTTATAGTACAAATTTAGCCTTCACCCCTCCAGAGTATTTAAGGACAG GAAGAATCATCCCAGAAAGTGTGATTTACAGTTTTGGTACACTTTTGCTTGATCTTCTTAGTGGCAAGCATATTCCACCAAGTCAT GCACTTGACCTCATACGAGGGAAAAATTTTTCATTTCTGATGGACTCATGTTTGGAAGGTCATTTTTCAAATGATGATGGAACTGAAATAGTGAGACTAGCTTCGCGTTGCTTACAGTATGAACCTCGAGAAAGACCAAATGCCAAGTCGCTTGTGactgctttaactcctcttcagAAAGAAGCTTCA GTACCTTCGCAAGTTTTGATGGGCATACTGGAGGAGGGTGCATCATCAAAAGAAACAGTTTCATTGACACCTTTTGGTGAAGCATGTTCTAGAAGAGATCTCACTGCAATATATGAAATACTGGAAAAGGTTGAGTATAAGGATGACGAGGATGTTGCAAATGAG CTTTCCTTCCAAATGTGGACAGATCAAATACAAGAAACCCTAAATGCTAAGAAGCATGGAGATTCTGCTTTTCGTGCCAAAGATTACCCTACAGCCATTGACTACTATACAAAG TTCATTGATGGTGGGACCATGGTATCGCCGACTGCTTATGCAAGGCGCTGCTTGTGTTACTTGATGAACAACATGCCTCAAGAAGCTCTTGGAGACGCCATGCAAGCTCAATCAATATCGCCGACCTGGCCAACTGCGTTCTATCTTCAAGCAGTGGCACTCTTCAGCCTTGGCATGGACAATGATGCGCAGGAAAGTCTTAAAGACGGCACAATGTTAGAATCCAGAAACCAGAGAAATTGA